In a single window of the Streptomyces liliiviolaceus genome:
- a CDS encoding helix-turn-helix domain-containing protein produces the protein MGDGAHAAAQVRRQVRDFLTSRRARLTPGDVGLPTVNANRRVKGLRREEVAALAGISVEYYIRLERGDARGVSESVLYGVSRALRLDDTEHAHLLDLVRSGGGIRPCRTAAAAIELRPSVQRILDSMTTTPALVLNGRQNVVGANALGRALYQPMYAACGNANMARFVFTAPSARTFWRDWEVIADDTANALQAENGSNPCDHTVTELIRDLRSKSAEFATRWARHDVHVRSHGTRRIEHPLIGSLTLPFESTPLVADPGHTLLMYTADTGSPSHDALHLMASWTTSRH, from the coding sequence ATGGGAGACGGTGCGCATGCCGCGGCGCAGGTGCGACGGCAGGTCCGGGATTTTCTGACAAGCAGGCGGGCCCGGCTGACCCCCGGCGATGTCGGCCTGCCCACCGTGAACGCCAACCGGCGGGTCAAAGGTCTACGCCGCGAAGAGGTCGCCGCTCTCGCGGGCATCAGCGTCGAGTACTACATCCGCTTGGAGCGCGGAGACGCCCGCGGGGTGAGCGAGAGCGTCCTGTACGGCGTCAGCCGCGCCCTGCGCCTGGACGACACCGAGCACGCTCACCTCCTGGACCTCGTCCGGTCCGGCGGCGGCATCAGGCCCTGCCGCACGGCCGCAGCGGCGATCGAGCTGCGCCCTTCCGTGCAACGCATCCTCGACTCCATGACGACCACCCCCGCCCTCGTCCTCAACGGACGCCAGAATGTGGTGGGCGCGAACGCACTGGGACGAGCCCTGTACCAGCCGATGTACGCGGCCTGCGGTAACGCCAACATGGCCCGTTTCGTCTTCACCGCCCCCTCGGCCCGGACGTTCTGGCGCGACTGGGAGGTCATCGCGGACGACACCGCCAACGCCCTGCAGGCAGAGAACGGCAGCAACCCCTGCGACCACACCGTCACCGAGTTGATCCGTGACCTCAGATCCAAAAGCGCGGAGTTCGCAACGCGTTGGGCACGCCACGACGTCCATGTGCGAAGCCATGGCACCCGCCGGATCGAACACCCCTTGATCGGAAGCCTGACCCTGCCCTTCGAGTCCACGCCGCTCGTGGCCGACCCCGGTCACACGCTCCTCATGTACACCGCGGACACCGGATCCCCTTCCCACGACGCACTCCACCTGATGGCCAGCTGGACGACATCCCGTCATTGA